The Astyanax mexicanus isolate ESR-SI-001 chromosome 12, AstMex3_surface, whole genome shotgun sequence genome window below encodes:
- the LOC111194601 gene encoding TRAF3-interacting JNK-activating modulator, giving the protein MATHGGSPSHHFQPIDFDQKLEERAVKHRTHWDRNNVTTCRSPTRDLDTRWVKNELHRKRQQEFSKRRPADCGFAALLSARTRRNFVQEEEYVTQTTTSFSRHFTARRSTNSIKQAMYTSTMNDENGPGLKQEGVAGVLDSLRQRGKAKKERILLRDITQFTNIQRTLHTASAQTESGIAAVKEADVQQLAEYLEEALYREEALKKKLVTLQRSASTLLRSTELLWKTRCDEDVLKSKIKALEAQLQLCMKRVPQDGVKKVIFQMEKQKEEYERKALEAIQRATEEKSEAQSQTQSLQEALQTAQEESLRWQKLCEELRQSSSLLRNSQDQCTDQLLHLQNQLERSRQQEESLKEQCEVLQQNEETLHSNISLLEEDNQSLRDQLEELTDHSHGSWNNVTEVHKQGRVLDQLLRTDNSLAEQLRQAELRLSLKEKECVDLKAELEALEQECYSYQSRLTQFREELNALTTQKSKSRTKRHCCGSFICLTLFLLMMMVAVMAAVWIYHPPIRDQLCDFYSFVEERVEDYLMQVASAQHAVCFKPI; this is encoded by the exons ATGGCCACTCATGGTGGCAGCCCATCCCACCACTTTCAGCCCATAGACTTTGATCAAAAGCTGGAAGAGCGAGCTGTGAAGCACAGAACTCATTGGGACAGAAACAATGTGACGACATGCAGAAGTCCAACCCGAGACCTGGATACGAGATGGGTTAAGAATGAACTGCATCGTAAAAGACAGCAGGAGTTTTCTAAAAGACGACCAGCTGACTGTGGCTTTGCTGCGTTGTTATCTGCACGAACAAGGCGCAATTTCGTTCAGGAGGAAGAGTATGTGACGCAAACGACCACGTCATTCAGCCGGCACTTCACTGCACGTCGAAGCACCAACTCCATTAAGCAG GCAATGTACACCTCTACTATGAATGACGAGAATGGACCAGGACTGAAACAGGAGGGCGTTGCCGGTGTCCTTGATTCACTCCGGCAGAGAGGAAAGGccaagaaagaaagaa TTCTTCTCAGAGACATTACTCAGTTCACAAACATCCAGAGGACACTACACACTGCTAGTGCTCAGACAGA GTCGGGCATCGCCGCGGTCAAAGAGGCG GATGTTCAGCAGTTGGCAGAATATTTGGAG GAGGCCTTGTACAGAGAGGAGGCTTTGAAAAAGAAGTTAGTCACCCTACAGAGAAGCGCCTCCACATTACTGCGCTCCACTGAGTTACTGTGGAAG ACTCGCTGTGATGAAGATGTGCTGAAGAGCAAGATCAAAGCTCTGGAGGCTCAGCTGCAGCTCTGCATGAAG AGGGTCCCTCAGGATGGAGTGAAAAAGGTGATATTTCAAATGGAGAAGCAGAAGGAGGAGTATGAGCGAAAGGCCTTGGAGGCCATTCAGAGAGCCACAGAGGAAAAATCAGAGGCTCAGAGCCAGACGCAGTCCCTGCAG GAGGCGCTCCAGACAGCTCAAGAAGAGTCACTGCGATGGCAGAAGCTTTGTGAGGAGCTAAGGCAAAGCTCCAGCCTGCTGAGGAACAGTCAGGACCAGTGTACTGACCAGCTTCTTCATCTACAGAACCAGCTGGAG CGTTCCAGGCAGCAGGAAGAGTCACTGAAGGAGCAGTGTGAGGTCCTGCAACAGAATGAGGAGACGCTACACTCCAATATCTCTCTCCTAGAGGAGGATAACCAGAGTCTTAGAGATCAGCTAGAGGAACTTACAG ATCACAGTCATGGATCGTGGAATAACGTCACAGAAGTGCACAAGCAGGGACGTGTGCTGGACCAGCTTCTCAGAACTGATAACAGCTTAGCTGAGCAGCTTCGCCAGGCTGAACTACGACTCAGtttgaaagagaaagag TGTGTGGATCTGAAGGCTGAGCTGGAGGCTCTGGAGCAGGAGTGTTATAGTTACCAGAGTCGTCTGACCCAGTTTCGAGAAGAACTCAACGCACTAACCACTCAAAAGAGCAAAAGCAGGACCAAG AGACACTGCTGTGGCTCCTTTATCTGTCTGACTCTCTTCTTATTGATGATGATGGTTGCTGTAATGGCTGCTGTCTGGATCTACCATCCACCAATCAGAGATCAGCTGTGTGACTTTTACTCATTCGTGGAGGAAAGAGTGGAGGACTATCTAATGCAGGTAGCGTCTGCACAGCATGCAGTCTGCTTCAAACCCATCTGA